Within the Myxococcaceae bacterium JPH2 genome, the region GCTGGGCCAGCCACACGGAGAGCTGCGCCTGGTCCGACACGAGCTGCGTCTGGCGCTGGACGACGCTGATGCGGTCGTTGCCCAGGTTCACCCGCGCGGCGATCTCCTCGCTCTTGCCCACGCGGCCCGCCTGGAACAGGGCGCGGGCGCGCTCGAGCTGCTCCTCGCTGCGCTGCACGTTCGCCTGGAGCACGTCGAGGGTGGCCTGGGACAGGTACAGGGTGAAGAAGCGCCGGATGGCCTCCATCTCCGAGGTGTCCGCCTGCTCCTCCGCCTGGCCCCGCGCGGCCTCGCGGTTGGCGCCCGACTGCTCCACCTGCTTCCAGCGGGCCCGGTCATAGATGAGCTGCGTGAGGCCAAACCCCAGGCTGTAGCTGTCGCTGGTGTTGGACGGCGTCTCGATCTCCCGGACCGAGAAGGTCAGCGAGCCGTCCGGCCCGATGGTCGGCGCGGTCTGCACCACCTTGCGGCGGCCGACGTAGTCCAACGACGCCGACGCGTTGAGCCCCACCTGGGGGAGCAGCGCCGAGCGCGAGAAGCGCACGTCCTGCTCGGCGGAGGTGAGATCCAGGAGCGTCTGGAGCGCCTGCGTGTTCTGCCGGCCCTGGGTGCGGGCTTCCTCGAGGGTAATCGGGGTGGCGGCGAGGAGGGCCGCGACGAGGAGCGCGCTCACTTGGCACCTCCGCCCATCGCCGGGAGGCCGACGAAGAAGACGCCCACGTACATCGCGTAGAGCACGCCGGAGAGCAGCACCGCGCGGCTCTTGGTCATGCCCGTGGCCGCGGAGAAGCCCAGTCCCAACAAGGCGGCGCTCCAGAGGTTGAAGAAGTCAGCGCCCTTGAGGAGGCCCTGCACGCGGGGCGAGAGGCCCTGGAGGAACGCGAGGCTCGAGGGCACGAGCCGCTCGGCGCGCGCCTCGGTCAATCCGAACTGGAAGAAGGCGCAGACGGCGAAGATGAGGTGGTAGAGGGCGATGGGCAGCAGCGCGAGCGCCGCCGCGGACACGAGTTGCTCGAACGGGGCCGGCTTCTCGAAGAGCCAGGTGCACAGCCACAGCACCGCGGCCAGCAGCACCACCGACAGCGGCATCACGAAGACGCCCTTGGCGATGCCACCCACCAGCGCCTTGCGGGAAGCCGTCTGGACCTTGTCCGCCAGCTCCGACTCGGACAGACCCGAGAGGTCCCCCGACGAAGCGGCCTCCGCCAGCACGGAGGGGGTGGCGTCCCACCGCAGGGAAAACGCCGTCCCGGAGACGGACACGCAAAGGGCGAGGATCAGGAGGGGCCACACCCAGCGGCGGGCCTCGACGGCGACGCGCGTTCCCTCGAAGGGGTCGACAAAAACGCGCGCCGGTTGTGCAAGAGAGGTCATGGTAGGGGTCTCGGAGCGATATACGACGTCCGCCCTTAGGCAATTGCCTAGCCAGCCGAGTTGACGCGCGAAACAGGCAGCCAGCCAACCGAATTCCGCGCATTTGGAGACGTTCCAGGTCGTTTCAGCCGGCCTGTAGCGACCTGTAGCGGAAATTTTGCCGCGGCGATCCGAAGGGTGTATTCCGCTCGGCTGCACGCTTGCCGGAGCTCGAATGGTCGACAGCACGGATCTCGCCCAAGTACTCCACGAAGCGAATGACATCGCCCAGAGCGTGGCCCAGCGGCTCACGTCGGCGCACGTCATGCTCGCGCTCTACACGGTGGAGAACCGGGCGCAGTTGCTGCTGAAGGACTGGGGGGTGGACGAAGACTCCCTCCTCCAACTGCTCACGGAGGCCCCGAGCGAGTCGGACGGCCTGGTGCGCGAGCTGTGCGCCAAGGCGCGGGAGCTGGCCACCAGCTCGCGCTCGTCCGAGGCGGACTGCCTGCACCTGCTCATCGCCGTCACC harbors:
- a CDS encoding TolC family protein codes for the protein MSALLVAALLAATPITLEEARTQGRQNTQALQTLLDLTSAEQDVRFSRSALLPQVGLNASASLDYVGRRKVVQTAPTIGPDGSLTFSVREIETPSNTSDSYSLGFGLTQLIYDRARWKQVEQSGANREAARGQAEEQADTSEMEAIRRFFTLYLSQATLDVLQANVQRSEEQLERARALFQAGRVGKSEEIAARVNLGNDRISVVQRQTQLVSDQAQLSVWLAQPGTTDLQAVAPGVLTQEPTPAPPLESSIEAARQHRALLRVLQQQVRSAELQRSIASSGYLPRLSLDGRFNHGNPDPGPFVSDPGLGNTFTGSVILSWDLFNGFATDAQSKRADAQLRRVELGQAQTIRELEAEVRRAHQALDGQIASSKLAAENREAASQGLSLANERFRAGAGSTLDVRDAQLKLTQAELSMLQSRIDVEIARYALLRATGLLNSGDAR
- a CDS encoding YIP1 family protein, whose amino-acid sequence is MTSLAQPARVFVDPFEGTRVAVEARRWVWPLLILALCVSVSGTAFSLRWDATPSVLAEAASSGDLSGLSESELADKVQTASRKALVGGIAKGVFVMPLSVVLLAAVLWLCTWLFEKPAPFEQLVSAAALALLPIALYHLIFAVCAFFQFGLTEARAERLVPSSLAFLQGLSPRVQGLLKGADFFNLWSAALLGLGFSAATGMTKSRAVLLSGVLYAMYVGVFFVGLPAMGGGAK